The Prevotella melaninogenica genome has a segment encoding these proteins:
- a CDS encoding YgiQ family radical SAM protein: MTDFLPTTKKEVELRGWDQLDIILFSGDAYIDHPAFGAAVIGRTLEAAGYKVAIVPQPDWHGDFRDFKKLGRPRLYFGISPGAMDSMVNKYTANRRLRSDDAYSPDGRPNLRPEYPSIVYSNILRQLYPDVPIVLGGIEASLRRLTHYDYWKDCVRKSILCDARADMIIYGMGEKQVVSIAQELENGANIKDLKHIPQTVYLCKESEIPDGIKESDIVLHSHESCLHNKKYQAENFKHIEEESNKKHAQRILQAVDNVYAVVNPPYPTMTTEEVDAAYDLPYTREPHPKYRGKTIPAYEMIKHSVNIHRGCFGGCSFCTISAHQGKFISCRSKESILKEVKQVIQMPDFKGYLSDLGGPSANMYGMAGKNQKACEHCKRPSCVNPEICPNLETDHTKLLEIYHAVDELPGIKKSFIGSGVRYDLLLHKSKDEKSNEAARQYTRELITRHVSGRLKVAPEHTSDRVLNLMRKPSFQQFYAFKKIFDRINREENMRQQIIPYFISSHPGCQEEDMAELAVLTKDLDFHLEQVQDFTPTPMTVSTEAWYTGYDPYTLEPIFSAKTPKEKLAQRQFFFWYKPEARRDIERELHRIGRSDLIAKLYDNVPKRHPRAVYDPKAIGSTPDIPNKKRKGREEKPTENRRKSAKQNGKQPKSFNPNFSGNHRRRQK, from the coding sequence TTGACAGACTTCCTCCCTACCACAAAGAAGGAGGTAGAACTCCGTGGGTGGGATCAGTTAGACATTATCCTCTTTTCGGGTGATGCCTATATAGACCATCCTGCTTTTGGTGCTGCTGTCATTGGTAGAACACTTGAGGCAGCTGGCTATAAGGTGGCTATCGTTCCACAACCTGACTGGCATGGCGACTTCCGAGACTTCAAAAAATTAGGCCGTCCACGTCTCTACTTTGGTATCTCACCCGGCGCAATGGACTCGATGGTGAACAAATACACTGCCAATCGTCGTCTACGATCAGACGATGCCTATTCACCTGATGGCAGACCCAACCTGCGCCCAGAGTATCCAAGCATTGTTTACTCTAATATCCTCAGACAGCTCTATCCCGATGTTCCTATCGTCTTAGGCGGCATCGAGGCTTCATTACGTCGTCTTACTCATTACGACTATTGGAAAGATTGTGTTCGTAAGTCCATTCTCTGCGATGCACGTGCCGACATGATTATCTATGGTATGGGCGAAAAACAGGTGGTTAGCATAGCACAAGAGTTGGAAAATGGTGCTAACATTAAAGACTTGAAGCATATTCCACAGACCGTATATCTTTGTAAAGAATCAGAGATTCCTGACGGAATAAAAGAGAGTGATATTGTACTTCATTCCCACGAGTCTTGCTTACACAACAAAAAATATCAAGCAGAAAACTTCAAACATATAGAAGAAGAGTCAAACAAGAAGCACGCACAACGTATTCTGCAGGCTGTTGACAATGTTTATGCCGTTGTTAATCCACCCTATCCTACCATGACAACAGAGGAGGTAGATGCAGCCTACGACCTACCATATACACGCGAGCCACATCCGAAGTATCGTGGTAAGACTATCCCTGCCTATGAGATGATTAAGCACAGTGTGAACATTCATCGCGGATGCTTTGGTGGCTGTTCATTCTGTACTATTTCTGCACATCAGGGTAAGTTTATTAGCTGTCGCTCGAAAGAGAGTATCTTAAAGGAAGTAAAGCAGGTTATACAGATGCCCGACTTCAAAGGTTATCTCTCCGACCTCGGTGGTCCATCAGCTAATATGTATGGTATGGCAGGTAAGAACCAGAAGGCTTGCGAGCATTGCAAACGACCGAGCTGTGTGAATCCAGAGATATGTCCTAACCTTGAAACCGACCACACTAAACTGCTTGAAATCTATCATGCTGTCGATGAACTACCAGGAATCAAGAAGAGTTTTATCGGTTCTGGTGTACGTTATGACCTACTTCTGCACAAGAGTAAGGACGAAAAGAGTAATGAAGCTGCCAGACAATATACTCGTGAGTTGATAACACGACATGTGAGTGGACGATTGAAGGTTGCACCAGAGCATACTTCAGACCGCGTTCTAAATCTGATGCGTAAACCTTCGTTCCAACAATTCTATGCATTCAAGAAGATTTTTGACCGCATCAACCGTGAGGAGAATATGCGACAGCAGATTATTCCTTACTTCATATCGTCTCATCCTGGCTGCCAGGAAGAGGATATGGCAGAGTTGGCGGTACTGACAAAAGACCTTGACTTCCACTTGGAACAAGTGCAGGACTTCACCCCTACCCCAATGACTGTTTCTACAGAGGCATGGTACACGGGGTATGATCCTTACACACTCGAACCAATCTTCTCAGCAAAGACACCAAAGGAGAAACTTGCACAGCGTCAATTCTTCTTCTGGTATAAGCCTGAAGCACGACGAGATATTGAGCGAGAGCTTCACCGCATTGGACGTAGTGACTTGATTGCTAAGCTCTATGACAATGTTCCGAAGCGACACCCACGTGCGGTTTATGATCCTAAGGCAATTGGAAGTACTCCCGACATTCCAAACAAAAAACGGAAGGGAAGAGAGGAAAAACCAACAGAGAATCGTAGAAAATCTGCTAAGCAAAATGGTAAACAGCCAAAGAGTTTCAACCCAAACTTTTCTGGTAACCATCGTCGCAGACAAAAATAA